In one window of Candidatus Scalindua sp. DNA:
- a CDS encoding peptidylprolyl isomerase, with protein sequence MVQMKTSKGDMTIELFDEKAPVTVKNFLSYVTEGFFDNLIFHRVISGFMIQGGGLDSEMRQKETRSPIKNEAAKDLKNRKYTIAMARTGIIDSATSQFFINLVDNENLDHKNTTRGGFGYAVFGKVIEGLDVVDAIGRVKTGVKNGFSDVPVEPVFIKKMTVLD encoded by the coding sequence TTGGTACAGATGAAGACTTCAAAAGGAGATATGACGATTGAGCTGTTTGATGAAAAAGCCCCTGTAACGGTAAAGAATTTTTTATCATATGTGACTGAAGGCTTTTTCGACAATCTTATATTCCATAGAGTGATATCAGGCTTCATGATTCAGGGTGGAGGTCTTGATTCCGAGATGAGGCAGAAGGAGACCAGGTCACCGATCAAGAACGAGGCGGCAAAAGATTTAAAAAACAGAAAATACACCATAGCAATGGCGAGAACCGGTATTATTGATAGCGCAACCTCCCAGTTCTTTATCAACCTCGTAGACAATGAGAATCTCGATCATAAAAATACTACCCGTGGCGGTTTTGGATACGCTGTGTTCGGGAAGGTTATAGAAGGCCTGGATGTTGTAGACGCTATAGGCAGGGTTAAGACTGGTGTTAAAAATGGATTCAGTGATGTACCAGTAGAACCTGTCTTTATTAAGAAGATGACTGTTTTAGATTAA
- a CDS encoding formylglycine-generating enzyme family protein: MGNIISKNEIIHEKDGALMAYVPAGPFFMWNEKKSIEIREFYIDKYPITNKQYRKFIEETGHDLPAFWEDEKFNNPEQPVVGVSWDDATAYANWAGKRLPEEKEWEKAARGTDGREYPWGNMKPDEGLAVFDLESSRGFPSVVGKHPLGASPYGCHDMSGNVWEWCQEWYSVGKYRVVRGGSWINHMYALKCSYRSCSVPSGKDNNVGFRCVKDA; encoded by the coding sequence ATGGGTAATATAATAAGTAAAAATGAGATTATTCACGAAAAAGATGGAGCGTTGATGGCGTATGTTCCTGCCGGCCCTTTTTTTATGTGGAATGAAAAAAAATCCATTGAAATTAGGGAGTTTTATATAGATAAATACCCTATAACAAATAAACAATACAGGAAATTTATAGAAGAAACCGGGCACGATTTGCCAGCTTTTTGGGAAGATGAAAAATTTAATAATCCCGAACAACCTGTTGTTGGTGTAAGCTGGGATGACGCAACGGCCTATGCAAATTGGGCAGGGAAGAGACTGCCTGAAGAGAAAGAGTGGGAAAAAGCGGCTCGCGGGACTGATGGAAGGGAATATCCCTGGGGAAACATGAAACCCGATGAGGGACTGGCTGTATTTGACCTGGAGTCTTCCAGGGGTTTTCCCTCTGTCGTGGGAAAACATCCGCTTGGAGCGAGCCCTTACGGATGCCATGATATGTCGGGTAATGTGTGGGAGTGGTGCCAGGAATGGTATTCCGTTGGGAAATATCGAGTTGTCCGGGGTGGATCATGGATAAATCACATGTATGCCCTGAAATGTTCTTATAGAAGTTGTAGCGTACCGTCGGGTAAAGATAATAATGTGGGTTTTCGTTGCGTAAAAGATGCTTAA
- a CDS encoding DUF1566 domain-containing protein → MYCTRHHVRNVNNKKLRIPSIFLSRLSLLIISLLFFFDMHHSAAVDLPKTGQTFPHAAGDDGNIQAGLSWPNPRFKDHEDGTVTDNLTGLMWLKDGSCLGLRNWEDAFNAIEVLNKLPDNYRCSEYSATYNDWRLPNVNELVSLLTTDDLKWLHSNGFVNVREGYISSTTVAHNPTRVWSIQPSGIMHPFSKQMTTYGAWAVRGTSDGPVSVWATGQTISYMTGDDGERQEGEPWPIPRFINHGDGTVTDNLTGIMWMQNAGTVSIEECVGGSRTWQEALEYVACINSIHYLGYNDWRLPNRKEFESLTDFSKFNPALPGDHPFSEVHSLPAPAPGPDYYWTSTTIYTRINSAWTYFLFEGGVQGGFKSGSVSGKDYVWPVRGGIITPPHCKRTGSC, encoded by the coding sequence ATGTATTGCACAAGGCATCATGTACGAAATGTAAACAACAAAAAGCTGAGGATTCCCAGTATATTTCTTTCGAGATTGTCTCTATTGATAATCTCCCTGTTATTTTTTTTCGACATGCACCATTCCGCTGCCGTCGATCTTCCAAAGACCGGACAGACATTCCCCCATGCCGCAGGGGATGATGGTAACATTCAGGCGGGTCTTTCATGGCCAAACCCGAGATTTAAGGACCATGAGGATGGTACGGTTACGGATAACCTGACAGGGCTTATGTGGCTTAAAGATGGAAGCTGTTTAGGACTGCGTAATTGGGAAGATGCCTTTAATGCGATTGAAGTACTCAATAAATTACCGGATAATTATCGTTGCTCTGAGTACTCGGCGACGTACAATGACTGGCGGCTGCCAAACGTGAATGAACTGGTTAGTCTTTTGACGACAGATGATCTCAAGTGGTTACATAGTAACGGGTTCGTTAATGTAAGAGAAGGTTATATATCATCAACAACTGTTGCTCACAATCCAACCAGGGTTTGGTCAATCCAGCCTTCCGGTATCATGCACCCCTTTTCCAAGCAAATGACAACGTACGGTGCATGGGCCGTACGCGGAACTAGTGATGGCCCGGTATCAGTGTGGGCAACCGGGCAGACCATAAGCTATATGACAGGTGACGATGGAGAGAGGCAAGAAGGAGAGCCGTGGCCAATTCCCAGGTTTATTAACCATGGAGACGGAACAGTGACGGATAATTTGACTGGTATTATGTGGATGCAGAATGCCGGGACGGTGAGTATAGAAGAGTGTGTTGGCGGAAGCAGGACATGGCAAGAAGCTCTTGAATATGTTGCGTGTATTAACAGTATTCATTATCTCGGGTATAATGACTGGCGTCTCCCAAATCGTAAAGAGTTCGAAAGTCTCACTGACTTCTCGAAATTTAATCCTGCCCTGCCGGGAGACCACCCTTTTTCAGAGGTTCACTCTTTACCGGCTCCTGCACCGGGACCTGACTATTACTGGACCTCTACAACAATATATACCAGAATCAACAGTGCCTGGACATACTTCTTGTTTGAGGGAGGAGTGCAGGGAGGATTCAAGAGTGGTTCAGTATCGGGAAAAGACTATGTATGGCCTGTGCGTGGAGGCATAATTACCCCCCCCCATTGTAAACGAACTGGTTCATGTTGA
- a CDS encoding patatin-like phospholipase family protein — protein sequence MSIDKEQFQNMAEPITLMLLGGGVRCLAFVGALSALEEKGLKINKIVAASGGSIIGSLYAMGKSPLEIKKIAMEFDFSLFRDFRVMSLLRGKGLYEGKFLEDWIDEKLEGRTFGDNFRLAPFVIATDVLNNSPFVFSRSNFPDLKVSRAVRFSIGIPWVYAYKHFSHNGNRHIFIDGNLMSGVVEDMFEKQGKTLIFRIISNRPVLKAAPKHFTLKKYIQGLLLIQLHAVERERVKRTKWNDTILIYCGDIMPTNFSLSTDEKQYLFEQGYRQAKKYIKYKWGI from the coding sequence ATGAGTATTGATAAAGAACAATTTCAGAACATGGCCGAACCTATAACACTCATGCTGCTTGGTGGTGGTGTACGATGTCTTGCCTTTGTCGGTGCGCTTTCAGCACTGGAGGAAAAGGGGCTGAAGATAAATAAAATAGTGGCTGCATCCGGAGGAAGTATTATCGGGAGCCTCTACGCAATGGGAAAGTCTCCTCTTGAGATTAAAAAGATTGCAATGGAGTTTGACTTTTCTCTTTTCAGGGACTTCCGTGTTATGAGTCTTTTGAGGGGAAAAGGTCTCTATGAGGGTAAGTTTCTTGAGGATTGGATCGATGAAAAGTTGGAAGGAAGGACTTTCGGGGATAACTTTCGTCTTGCACCTTTTGTTATTGCTACTGATGTCTTGAATAATAGCCCTTTTGTGTTTTCTCGTTCAAATTTTCCTGATCTGAAGGTTTCACGAGCTGTTCGTTTTTCAATTGGAATCCCCTGGGTATATGCGTACAAACATTTTAGCCATAATGGTAACCGGCATATATTTATTGATGGGAATTTAATGTCTGGTGTGGTAGAGGATATGTTTGAGAAGCAAGGTAAAACGCTTATATTTAGAATAATTTCTAACCGGCCAGTCCTGAAGGCTGCTCCAAAACATTTTACTCTTAAAAAATACATTCAAGGATTGCTTTTGATACAATTACATGCAGTTGAAAGAGAGCGTGTCAAGAGGACAAAATGGAACGATACTATTCTCATTTATTGTGGTGATATAATGCCGACCAACTTTTCATTGAGTACAGATGAGAAACAGTATCTTTTTGAGCAAGGTTACCGTCAGGCAAAAAAATATATTAAATATAAGTGGGGGATTTAA
- a CDS encoding ABC transporter permease: MKKLFSLAFNSFKEVVRQPFYYILLFSGCFILFMSFMFTFFAFGEELRMVKDMAISTITLCGLLTGILSSSVLITNEFKRKTILALLCKPVTRVQIVLGKFFGIAAAVIVLIFLQATFLEVLIKLDQVVGFSNLEPSLGMEGSSQLLDSYCLQGIYFSLLQVLMLTSISVILSVYLNVSANLITCFAVFILSHIISYLFTLIEKAPVAVNFVVKICYVVFPNFWSLNIFAMNSISNEYVPLYIFYASLYSVLYCIIVLWLATFCFERKEFY; encoded by the coding sequence ATGAAAAAGCTTTTCTCGTTGGCTTTTAACAGTTTCAAGGAGGTAGTCAGGCAGCCATTTTATTATATATTGCTTTTTTCCGGTTGTTTTATCCTGTTCATGTCTTTTATGTTTACTTTTTTTGCATTCGGAGAGGAGCTGCGAATGGTAAAGGATATGGCGATATCGACAATAACTCTTTGCGGTCTATTGACCGGCATACTCTCCTCCTCTGTTTTGATTACAAATGAGTTCAAAAGGAAGACAATTCTGGCATTACTCTGTAAACCAGTTACAAGAGTGCAAATTGTCCTGGGGAAATTTTTTGGCATTGCTGCTGCCGTAATTGTATTGATTTTTCTGCAGGCTACCTTTTTAGAAGTCTTGATAAAGCTGGATCAGGTAGTCGGTTTTTCTAACCTGGAGCCCTCTCTCGGTATGGAGGGGAGTTCACAGCTGCTGGATTCTTACTGTTTACAGGGGATATATTTTTCACTGCTGCAGGTTCTCATGCTGACTTCAATATCGGTAATCTTGTCGGTTTATCTGAATGTGTCGGCAAACCTGATTACCTGCTTTGCTGTTTTCATTCTTTCACATATCATTAGTTATCTTTTTACTTTAATCGAAAAGGCTCCGGTAGCTGTCAACTTTGTAGTAAAAATCTGCTATGTGGTATTTCCAAACTTCTGGAGTCTTAATATCTTTGCCATGAACAGTATTTCAAACGAATATGTACCTCTCTATATCTTCTATGCCTCTCTTTATAGTGTTCTGTACTGTATAATTGTATTATGGCTGGCCACTTTCTGTTTTGAAAGAAAAGAGTTTTATTAA
- a CDS encoding ParB/RepB/Spo0J family partition protein produces MTTTKNKKKLGLGLQTLLGEAIGIEPTDDISKLNIDKIVANETQPRKFFSQEQIETLASSIQEHGILQPIIVRPTEKGYTIIAGERRWRAAKRLGLSEVPVVIKKTDNLKSLELALVENIQREDLNPMEKALAFFALKSEFGLTQVQIAEQVGLDRSSIANTLRLLELPQDIQDFVSRGTISMGHARALLALKDTEKQRSICDKIVPFNLSVRDVELIVSGRKKLSDFSPTPETHPEKSPPPQKKHPQIIALEDKLREYLGTKISIRENRGKGKIVIEFSNHLQFEELVSKFKRLA; encoded by the coding sequence ATGACGACAACAAAAAACAAGAAAAAACTGGGGCTTGGTCTTCAAACCTTACTTGGAGAGGCAATCGGTATCGAACCAACTGATGACATCTCAAAGTTAAACATAGATAAAATTGTAGCTAACGAAACTCAACCCCGAAAGTTTTTCTCCCAGGAGCAAATTGAAACATTGGCAAGCTCGATACAGGAGCACGGCATACTGCAGCCCATTATAGTTCGCCCGACAGAGAAAGGGTATACAATTATTGCTGGAGAAAGAAGATGGAGGGCAGCGAAAAGGTTAGGATTAAGTGAAGTGCCGGTTGTCATCAAGAAAACCGACAACTTAAAGTCCCTTGAGCTCGCCCTGGTAGAGAATATCCAGAGAGAAGATCTAAACCCCATGGAAAAAGCCCTGGCGTTTTTTGCATTAAAAAGTGAATTCGGACTAACACAGGTGCAAATTGCTGAGCAGGTAGGGCTCGATCGCTCATCAATAGCTAATACTCTCCGCCTCCTTGAGCTTCCCCAGGATATACAGGATTTTGTTTCACGTGGAACAATTTCAATGGGACACGCCCGGGCACTTTTGGCGCTGAAAGATACAGAGAAACAAAGGTCTATATGCGACAAGATTGTGCCTTTCAATCTATCGGTACGTGATGTGGAACTTATCGTTTCTGGTCGGAAAAAGTTGTCAGATTTTTCCCCAACTCCCGAAACACATCCCGAGAAATCACCTCCTCCCCAAAAGAAACATCCACAAATTATTGCTCTTGAAGACAAACTAAGAGAGTATCTTGGGACAAAAATCTCTATCAGGGAAAACAGGGGGAAGGGGAAAATAGTTATCGAGTTTTCAAATCACCTGCAATTCGAAGAACTTGTTTCCAAATTCAAGAGGCTGGCATGA
- a CDS encoding glycine--tRNA ligase subunit alpha has translation MNFQEIILNLQKYWSDKGCVIMQPYDIEVGAGTFNPSTFLRVLGKKPWKCAYVEPSRRPTDGRYGENPNRLQHYYQFQVVIKPAPEDSKYLYLNSLRFLGIDLVQHDVRFVEDDWESPTLGATGLGWEVWLDGMEITQFTYFQQVGGIELDVISLELTYGLERIAMFIQEKESVFDLEWVEGYTYGDVHRLDEIQFSKYCFEMADTEMLLRQFEMYETECKRLLKEENVLPAYDHVLKCSHAFNLLDARKSIGVAQRTRYIGRIRNLAKGCAESYLRLMED, from the coding sequence ATGAATTTTCAGGAAATAATACTTAATCTGCAAAAATATTGGTCCGATAAGGGCTGTGTTATCATGCAGCCATATGATATTGAGGTAGGCGCTGGTACCTTTAATCCATCAACTTTTTTGAGGGTTCTTGGAAAAAAACCCTGGAAATGTGCCTATGTCGAACCTTCCAGAAGACCAACTGACGGGAGATATGGTGAAAACCCGAACAGGTTACAGCACTATTATCAGTTCCAGGTGGTTATAAAACCCGCACCAGAAGACTCTAAGTATTTATATTTAAACAGCTTAAGATTTCTTGGCATCGACTTGGTGCAGCACGATGTCCGTTTTGTGGAAGACGACTGGGAATCTCCAACATTGGGTGCAACAGGATTAGGGTGGGAAGTGTGGCTTGACGGTATGGAGATAACCCAATTTACCTATTTTCAACAGGTAGGCGGAATAGAGTTGGACGTTATCTCTCTGGAGCTGACGTACGGTCTTGAAAGAATCGCGATGTTTATCCAGGAAAAAGAGTCGGTATTTGATTTAGAGTGGGTGGAGGGGTATACCTATGGAGATGTACACCGCTTAGATGAGATACAATTCTCAAAATATTGTTTTGAGATGGCGGATACAGAGATGCTTTTACGGCAGTTTGAAATGTATGAGACGGAGTGCAAGCGTTTGCTGAAAGAGGAGAATGTCCTTCCCGCTTACGATCATGTCTTAAAGTGTTCACATGCATTCAATTTGTTAGACGCCAGAAAATCAATCGGTGTTGCACAACGAACGAGATACATTGGCAGGATAAGAAACCTGGCAAAAGGGTGTGCTGAGAGCTATTTAAGACTTATGGAAGATTGA
- a CDS encoding MogA/MoaB family molybdenum cofactor biosynthesis protein: MIKAAILTISDKGSRGEREDKSGKVIREKLGEIQADVIAYEIIPDERDVIAQRLKGLAEEGANLVLTTGGTGVSPRDVTPEATRDVIEKELPGFSEAMRAESFKITPRALGSRALSGIYKESLIINLPGSPKAVAECLDVVLKAIPHVLELIKGNVEDCARK; the protein is encoded by the coding sequence ATGATTAAAGCGGCGATACTCACCATAAGCGACAAAGGTTCGCGTGGTGAAAGAGAAGACAAAAGTGGCAAGGTGATCAGGGAGAAACTGGGAGAAATTCAGGCTGATGTAATTGCGTATGAGATCATTCCGGATGAGAGGGACGTAATTGCTCAACGGTTGAAGGGACTGGCCGAAGAAGGTGCGAACTTGGTGCTCACTACAGGAGGTACAGGTGTCAGCCCGAGGGATGTTACCCCTGAAGCGACCAGGGACGTAATAGAAAAAGAGCTACCGGGTTTTTCAGAAGCGATGAGGGCTGAAAGTTTTAAGATAACGCCCAGGGCCTTAGGTTCACGAGCACTCTCGGGCATATACAAGGAGAGCTTGATCATCAATCTCCCCGGCAGCCCGAAGGCGGTTGCTGAATGCCTCGATGTTGTTTTGAAGGCAATACCCCATGTATTGGAGCTGATAAAGGGAAATGTTGAGGATTGTGCGAGAAAATGA
- a CDS encoding MOSC domain-containing protein — protein sequence MGKLVAICISKKKGTQKRDVGECTLVENYGLEGDAHAGSWHRQISLLSRESRRVMENKGIKLEDGDFGENLMTEGIDLSKLKVGSMLRVNRDVMIRITQIGKECHDRCNIYYQVGDCIMPREGLFAEVLKGGVIRIDDTIEVLDD from the coding sequence ATGGGTAAACTCGTTGCGATTTGTATAAGTAAGAAAAAGGGAACTCAAAAAAGAGACGTTGGTGAGTGCACCCTGGTTGAAAATTACGGACTGGAAGGGGACGCACACGCTGGTTCCTGGCATAGGCAGATCAGCCTGCTGTCACGGGAAAGCAGACGGGTTATGGAGAATAAGGGCATTAAACTTGAAGATGGTGATTTTGGCGAGAACTTGATGACGGAAGGTATCGATCTGTCGAAGCTTAAGGTTGGAAGTATGTTGAGGGTAAATAGAGATGTGATGATAAGAATAACACAGATTGGTAAGGAGTGTCATGACAGATGTAATATTTATTATCAGGTTGGAGACTGTATCATGCCACGAGAAGGGCTTTTTGCGGAGGTCTTAAAGGGAGGAGTAATAAGGATAGATGATACTATTGAGGTTTTAGATGATTAA
- a CDS encoding Zn-dependent oligopeptidase — MNSPIKMFHNFVSLSFIRIMGKRYFSNPVIISVVLMFCMIELVCPESTNAETIDNVLQLPYFETTPDELEESVNSTLAKLDNDVHHLKKNFHGLLTFQNTLGMIDDIKYEISKLNGRLSVIKKTSTHEELQHKAKELLNSINRWLINFETQKDIYEMVKRYSKSAQALTLQGEERRMLDETIREFKRMGFHLNDNQLELIKKFKVEIYQLSQEIISNINQAGDEVIEIEKTAVEDIDPEILKTIQRKNGKYLVSKGIRDERLAIVRNSPNEALRKHIFRVSRERARDKNIDLQIQVLKKRTKIANLLGYASWADYQIEEGMAKNAETVIKFQEDLLKSTEEKFQNEIAELCKIKIAETGNEDSKINSWDIPYYQAKYLKTKFKIDYDKLKEYFEYENTLAGMITCFEQVFHLKIKKIKDIPYKWHPTLQLLKISDSQTGKPLGFLYLDMFSRKGKYNSFSHHSIIKGKLLKNGTYQRPVGALICNFAAPSKNSPSLLSWKNVKTLFHEFGHGLHSILTETRFYKFSGTAVPRDFVEAPSQMLEYFIGDKRVLDTFAKNYKNPEEKISQETLNNILKAEKSTLGQKYRIQIMLGMLDLELSMLEKETDFENFDIVDFTNTIIKNVYLPYPEGSSFIANFKHPFIGYDGRYYGYVWADSLAADMASLFKTSERGFLNPAIGLRLRQEVYEKGSSRDVSESVRGFLGRNTNQSAFNRKLGI, encoded by the coding sequence GTGAATTCACCAATCAAGATGTTTCATAATTTTGTCTCGTTATCCTTTATTAGAATTATGGGAAAACGGTATTTCTCTAATCCTGTAATTATTTCTGTTGTGTTGATGTTCTGCATGATTGAGTTGGTTTGTCCGGAGAGTACCAATGCTGAAACAATTGATAATGTTTTGCAGCTACCCTATTTTGAAACCACCCCCGATGAATTAGAAGAGTCGGTTAATTCTACTCTGGCTAAATTAGACAACGATGTTCACCATTTAAAAAAGAACTTTCACGGTTTACTCACTTTTCAAAACACCTTGGGAATGATAGATGATATTAAATATGAAATTTCAAAACTCAACGGACGTCTATCGGTAATTAAAAAGACCTCGACTCATGAGGAATTACAGCATAAGGCCAAAGAGCTGCTCAATAGTATCAATAGATGGTTAATAAACTTTGAAACGCAAAAAGATATATACGAGATGGTGAAGCGGTATTCAAAATCTGCACAGGCTTTAACACTCCAGGGAGAAGAAAGAAGAATGCTTGATGAAACAATTCGAGAATTTAAGCGAATGGGTTTTCACTTGAATGATAATCAGTTAGAACTGATAAAAAAATTCAAGGTTGAGATTTATCAACTGAGCCAGGAGATCATTTCGAATATTAACCAGGCCGGAGACGAGGTAATTGAAATAGAAAAAACCGCTGTTGAAGATATAGATCCGGAAATCTTAAAAACTATTCAAAGGAAAAATGGAAAGTATCTGGTTTCTAAAGGAATCAGGGACGAACGCCTGGCAATTGTAAGAAATTCTCCCAACGAAGCATTGCGTAAGCATATTTTTCGAGTTTCTCGAGAAAGAGCCAGAGATAAAAATATTGACCTGCAGATCCAGGTATTAAAAAAGAGAACAAAAATTGCAAACCTGCTTGGTTATGCGTCATGGGCGGATTACCAAATTGAGGAAGGTATGGCCAAAAATGCAGAAACGGTCATAAAATTTCAGGAAGACTTATTAAAGAGTACAGAAGAAAAGTTTCAGAATGAGATAGCGGAGTTATGTAAAATTAAGATTGCAGAGACTGGTAACGAAGATTCGAAAATTAACTCATGGGATATACCCTATTATCAAGCAAAATACCTTAAAACGAAATTCAAGATAGATTATGATAAGTTAAAGGAGTATTTCGAATATGAAAATACACTTGCCGGGATGATTACCTGTTTTGAGCAGGTTTTTCACCTGAAAATAAAAAAGATCAAGGATATCCCCTATAAGTGGCATCCAACTCTCCAGCTATTAAAAATATCTGATTCGCAAACGGGTAAACCACTGGGTTTTCTTTATCTTGACATGTTCTCAAGAAAAGGAAAGTATAATTCTTTCAGTCATCATTCGATCATTAAGGGAAAACTATTAAAAAATGGGACATATCAGCGGCCGGTAGGGGCGTTAATTTGCAACTTTGCTGCTCCATCCAAAAATTCACCCTCTCTCCTGTCATGGAAAAATGTAAAAACACTCTTTCATGAATTCGGTCATGGATTGCATTCTATTTTAACGGAAACAAGATTTTATAAGTTTTCCGGCACAGCGGTTCCGCGAGATTTTGTAGAAGCACCTTCACAGATGCTTGAATATTTTATTGGAGATAAAAGGGTTCTCGACACTTTTGCTAAAAATTACAAAAACCCGGAGGAGAAAATTTCTCAGGAAACGTTAAACAATATACTTAAAGCAGAAAAGTCCACCCTTGGACAGAAATACCGAATTCAAATAATGTTGGGAATGTTGGATTTAGAGTTATCCATGCTAGAAAAAGAGACAGATTTTGAGAATTTTGATATTGTTGATTTCACCAATACCATTATCAAAAATGTCTATCTTCCTTATCCTGAAGGAAGCAGTTTTATTGCCAATTTTAAACATCCTTTTATCGGCTATGATGGAAGATATTATGGATATGTATGGGCGGATAGTTTAGCTGCCGATATGGCCTCTCTCTTTAAAACATCGGAAAGAGGCTTTTTAAACCCCGCAATTGGATTAAGACTTCGCCAGGAAGTTTATGAAAAGGGTTCAAGCCGTGATGTGAGTGAATCGGTCAGGGGATTTCTGGGGCGGAATACAAACCAATCTGCTTTTAACAGGAAACTTGGAATATAG
- a CDS encoding LysM peptidoglycan-binding domain-containing protein, whose translation MRLSEQTGLLLGIVILVLIGVFVSTRTSLNENKMVKFAVSKKNFLKIEDLPVKPRQTKEGRLVTSFTSEKKIIHKISSNENLSKISTRYYGDAAKWGKIYDANKNIITDPNSLKVGQEILIPDIST comes from the coding sequence ATGAGACTCTCAGAACAAACAGGGCTGTTACTTGGTATCGTAATACTTGTGCTGATAGGTGTGTTTGTCAGCACGAGGACATCGTTAAATGAGAATAAAATGGTAAAATTTGCTGTTTCAAAAAAGAATTTTTTGAAAATTGAAGATTTACCGGTGAAGCCGAGACAAACAAAAGAGGGAAGGCTGGTAACTTCCTTTACTTCAGAGAAAAAAATTATTCATAAGATCTCTTCGAACGAAAACCTCTCAAAAATTTCAACCAGGTATTATGGAGATGCAGCAAAATGGGGAAAGATATACGACGCAAACAAAAATATAATCACAGATCCAAATTCCCTGAAAGTGGGACAAGAAATTTTAATCCCTGATATTTCAACCTAA
- a CDS encoding DJ-1/PfpI family protein encodes MSKHVLVPIADGSEEIETACIVDVLRRAGATVTVASVGKLQVTGSRDMKFIADRLLPECVDDMYDLIVLPGGMPGAEHLRDSKELTELLKRQNQDKRLYAAICASPAVVLQYHGLLDKRKATAYPGFTDLLENTEAIDSRVVVDGNCITSRAPGTAMEFSLTLVDILYGEQKAKEIAQSMLVEW; translated from the coding sequence ATGTCAAAACATGTGCTGGTTCCAATAGCGGATGGGAGTGAAGAGATTGAAACTGCTTGTATTGTTGATGTTTTACGGCGTGCTGGTGCCACTGTTACCGTTGCATCGGTCGGGAAATTGCAGGTTACTGGATCGAGAGATATGAAATTTATCGCTGATCGTTTATTACCAGAATGCGTTGATGATATGTATGATCTGATAGTTTTGCCGGGTGGCATGCCGGGAGCAGAACATCTACGTGATTCGAAAGAATTAACGGAATTATTGAAACGTCAAAATCAGGACAAAAGATTGTATGCGGCCATATGTGCCTCTCCTGCGGTAGTCTTACAGTATCACGGCCTCTTAGATAAACGTAAGGCAACTGCATATCCAGGCTTTACCGACCTTCTTGAAAATACTGAAGCGATAGATTCACGGGTAGTGGTGGATGGCAACTGTATCACCAGCCGTGCTCCGGGAACCGCTATGGAGTTTTCCTTAACATTAGTTGACATTCTCTATGGAGAACAAAAAGCAAAAGAGATTGCGCAATCCATGCTCGTTGAGTGGTAA
- a CDS encoding MBL fold metallo-hydrolase produces MNLTILGSGTSIVTPRRGPSGYLLRINDKNLLVDSGSGSLRKLVESSVNIAEIDYAVYTHFHPDHIIDMVSLLFAFMIPGKHKPKNLTLIGPTGMRDFYQNLSKNFNNLLEPKGYNLLIRELTDCSGNFEDFKIISKRVNHTDNSVAYRFEAGSGKSLVYSGDTDYCKNIVNLAKDADALLLECSHPKHMKVEGHLNSSLAGRIARESHCRKLILTHFYPICDQYDIFGQCKENFGGEIIIAEDLMTVKI; encoded by the coding sequence ATGAATCTCACAATCCTTGGCTCAGGAACCAGCATTGTAACACCAAGGAGGGGGCCATCCGGCTACCTGCTCCGCATTAACGATAAAAATCTACTAGTAGACAGTGGTTCCGGTTCCCTGAGGAAGCTGGTTGAGTCTTCGGTAAATATTGCTGAAATAGATTATGCTGTTTACACCCATTTCCATCCAGACCACATTATAGATATGGTTTCGCTCCTCTTTGCTTTTATGATACCTGGAAAACATAAACCGAAAAATCTTACCCTTATCGGACCAACCGGTATGAGAGATTTTTATCAAAATCTCTCTAAAAATTTTAATAATTTACTTGAACCAAAGGGATATAATCTGCTTATCAGAGAACTGACCGACTGCTCTGGAAACTTTGAGGATTTTAAGATCATATCAAAAAGGGTTAACCATACTGACAACAGTGTTGCATACCGGTTTGAGGCCGGAAGCGGGAAATCGCTGGTATATTCAGGAGATACAGACTATTGCAAAAATATCGTTAATCTGGCCAAAGATGCTGATGCGCTGCTGCTTGAGTGTTCTCATCCAAAACATATGAAAGTAGAAGGTCACCTGAACTCATCTCTTGCAGGAAGGATCGCAAGGGAGTCACATTGCAGAAAACTGATATTAACACATTTTTATCCAATCTGCGATCAATATGACATTTTTGGACAATGTAAGGAGAATTTTGGAGGTGAGATAATAATAGCAGAAGACTTAATGACGGTTAAAATTTAA